In the genome of Coraliomargarita algicola, one region contains:
- a CDS encoding zinc-dependent metalloprotease, whose amino-acid sequence MSARKSPSPLLILCTLAILIASALYLWVSRPDRFVENGHSPAVAGEAETTQSQDDAASPVAEQPPAVEAVPVAAAVAPAATPAPIVVRQQPEFDHYFKRVAAGGPLLLPEHTFDVFKGSSVGDRLTFDFDAVQFEGTVVGVREHPNASKYALNLDDGNGRIIYSLDANGKQVAQVAFNQDSRAFWISEYRELQHSAGLLVEQVTVSDLYCAPPGVVYPLSSPANIGKFSSSKSFSSTPVRSTTTTTATASTSAQPKLNSIPGAEFVLYCDFDGELVEDFDLFLDGEDLMTIYAAPHAKANDTSWVTAVWQRVAEDFAPFDITVTTDRAVYDAADVDKRLLVVITPDDTAAPGAGGVAAEIGYFRTNNPVCWVFNEDEYSCAATISHEAGHVFGLSHDGRTGDDEYYGGHNTDYSPGWAPIMGAPWSDDGSTYLIDEVYQWSRGEYLNANNQEDDLAIIASESNGFGYKADDIANSYDSDTLPLGTITTLADNNISGSGLISRTSDVDVFSFVTASGELDITVAPLDVDSQEGETDSDKRGANLAVNTRLFNSVGALIATGVVSGDVGLSSNIKVTVPFGKYYLEVDGGGRGSGPSTGFSDYGSLGQYTISGTIATPPLAVYGGAKQLQSVLTGDTDINTSNGTDFGFTQPSAAAITHTFYLTNTSSFVLENLTMSLANNTVFDITSTIPDSIAVGATFPVNITYDAVSNRLDYDTVTISYTGEQSEVFTFTIGGTCTPKAYEDNYENGINLTGAPDLTAYEDVLLSDYKGLGWMTDYLDHYKFTVEPGDQFITVETFHDSDAGAIEFELYRLQGNQSILVAIMYGDAGSETLEYRIPDGVTSLNYFILVKPAEEGVSLKNTYDLKWSARSLGLADGDLYEDNDNSTEAFDITRAQSSQLSNILGTAILDDEDWYRLDIARDPFARFLYVLAEFDESMGNVQVELYNENLQLLSISEDQDDRAMISYYEIMSMDEVADEWDPEGNTAIQGVPPGTYYVRVTGDYSDDNVYDMFFGVLEDDVYEQVGLDEDNEVVENDQYSTPYDLGTSILGTSLSKVNGYGITASYAVNASVESFTHYNDGDFYKFTIGESGVTQVQVAFTGLGVSSDYLTYRLTKTDGTFVDTFTTDADSPANATYVLTIDDPAESEYLIYVEAAEDIGYLTAYDFTVTLVKGTTLIDGAVEDNYEQNDNWQQRFNISGNAGSWLTSINGYGALFDRDWYQIRVPTGATKLEVIARSDSSLGNLDLYVYSANGGILLKESTTGGDTETISWDNPLAGDLSVVILGDYVGNRYNLFWDVTFAEDNYEQNDTRQTSFDLIGHERRLLSKLNGYGIQKDEDWYEISADVNTAELRVLANFTHAEGDIDMEIYNESGAILQRATSSDDDETLILSNPPAGSYYVRVHYGNEGNKYNLSWAALSAEEVAQINLGEDAYEENDSLGEAYQLTAADSRLSNLEGLANQTDDDWYSITVGDENFGLYVECLFDDAEGDIDLEIYDDFGTPIIRRDSVTDNEIVDLQAAIPGGVYYIRVYGPNLGNSYDLYFIARTEDAYEENDTRATAYDITALTSPLSEFEVPTQSDDDWYKINVTGEHPFIEVTLDYIELNGSIDFSIMDAAGNEIVNANSMDDSESVFVEVEPGVNYIYVYGDDEYNTYDISWAFYEDDEYEDNDVSADATDITDTPVINAVQYDTDWYQFEVTEDNSFITVIATYAYEDGNIDVALYRSEDLDNPLQVSATTGNSAGVRIESGPGIYYVEVTGDNTNGDYQLLWTTAPDDDYEDNDVREEATDLTELEGTVIDAVQYDEDWYEVLVQPGNVSLTAELGYSQADGNLILTLYDAAGVEVATADTTEDDETLAYGVDPFEPEELTYYIKVSGVSLGTAYQLSWVTSTEDAFEGETGNNTYEDASDVLLGSEGQRISETIGYGGALDEDWYEVRINSGDEGIVIEAYFEHSDETNIDLELFNASKGFLKRSIGTSNVERLHYEGAEGTYYLRVFGKNGGQPYDLVWNSYHEDNLEKAAEGDFEVKETTPDNDSPDTPRGLLLTKYNSNFYAAMGGGDYPDLEYFLLDDLTQLDEDWYSVVVNPGEDIFIVDLQFEHALGDIDVAVYKREVTDPLDSENVLEAASLVAQSEEFTDGERIVLHDLEPGEYLICVYGYGIVNPKESAGWTFDPYTDDLADLADYESIREDGTDDYYDLAEDNARGLGNTYSLQWVSASEDTYDAEPPALDSDEEQDPSVNDTQSMAAIPALLDQQGVEDTAVSDPDVRRTYTATNDSGEEVTVEYRPVYRYYDLAQFDEDWYEVPVDTGGDHQFFATIYFNNLHGDLDLYLYAENGDLVDSSVREGSFAESVEASGDGLTKYYLRVVGNDLGVPYTLEMRGYFDDDYEDNETIAEADVNADIENLNGVPISGLVSRDLDLYRIYVPANQVHLSFDVDSPGIAFNISVLDAAGVELPGGFEESGRSTAGNDNQSEGVIAPDGGIYYLQVTATSGLTYDLTWSYNNIDQYEADGPYWHSLLNNDTPEEATELTRLRLEPPYDPEDPGPLDPIKELAFDYGLLGSLTLGSPGLDPFGHAIQEDYDWYKIQIPSWFLTTAKKGNKSVTVLKRDYYVRLSAEIEFLHVDGDINIEIYDENDMDTPLARSETSNDIESVFARIDPTDEDRNYYIRVYGDNRANDYSLTWDVSKQDAYEELEDENVLNDTNNFVDLAYDLTTANGVSTEGIWLHEIEYLQDVNGDGDKNNDGGYTSAAGYGMQTTDDWYAVVVSPGATQIAVDLEFFSDNDTGYTYAPDNLDMDFEVYFLAGNDGDSATADLRKPVPDWALDWGH is encoded by the coding sequence ATGTCAGCTAGAAAGTCTCCTTCTCCGCTCTTGATACTTTGCACGCTTGCAATTTTAATTGCCAGTGCGCTGTATCTTTGGGTCTCACGTCCAGATCGCTTCGTCGAGAACGGCCACAGTCCGGCTGTTGCTGGGGAGGCTGAAACTACGCAGAGTCAAGATGATGCAGCTAGTCCTGTGGCTGAGCAGCCCCCAGCGGTGGAGGCTGTGCCAGTTGCCGCAGCAGTCGCTCCAGCGGCAACGCCTGCGCCGATTGTGGTACGTCAACAGCCCGAGTTTGACCATTATTTCAAACGTGTGGCGGCAGGTGGACCTTTGCTGCTACCTGAGCATACCTTCGATGTTTTTAAGGGCAGTTCGGTGGGTGATCGTCTGACCTTTGATTTTGATGCTGTGCAGTTTGAGGGTACTGTGGTGGGTGTGCGGGAGCATCCCAATGCAAGTAAGTATGCCCTGAACTTAGACGACGGAAATGGTCGGATCATTTATAGTCTAGACGCGAATGGGAAGCAGGTTGCTCAAGTTGCGTTTAATCAGGATTCAAGAGCATTTTGGATTTCAGAGTATCGTGAGTTACAACACTCCGCAGGTTTGTTGGTCGAGCAAGTGACGGTCAGTGATTTATACTGCGCTCCTCCGGGGGTGGTCTATCCTTTATCGAGCCCCGCGAATATTGGTAAATTTAGTTCGAGCAAAAGTTTTAGTAGCACGCCGGTTCGTAGCACGACTACCACCACTGCGACTGCATCGACTTCCGCACAGCCCAAGCTCAATAGTATTCCTGGCGCGGAATTCGTGCTCTACTGTGATTTTGATGGTGAGTTAGTTGAAGATTTTGACCTGTTTCTAGATGGTGAAGATTTGATGACGATTTATGCGGCACCGCACGCCAAAGCTAATGATACCTCTTGGGTGACCGCGGTTTGGCAGCGTGTCGCCGAGGACTTTGCTCCTTTCGACATCACAGTCACGACGGATCGTGCAGTTTATGATGCTGCAGATGTCGACAAACGTTTACTGGTGGTGATCACTCCTGATGATACGGCTGCGCCAGGTGCTGGCGGGGTCGCCGCTGAGATTGGTTATTTCAGAACTAACAACCCGGTTTGCTGGGTATTTAACGAGGATGAGTATAGTTGCGCGGCCACCATATCGCACGAAGCCGGTCACGTATTTGGTTTGTCACATGATGGGCGTACTGGAGACGACGAATATTATGGCGGGCACAACACGGATTATTCTCCAGGTTGGGCCCCCATCATGGGGGCACCATGGTCAGATGATGGCAGCACATACTTAATCGATGAAGTCTACCAGTGGAGCCGCGGCGAATATCTAAATGCCAATAATCAAGAAGACGATTTGGCGATCATCGCGAGTGAGAGCAATGGCTTTGGTTATAAGGCTGATGATATCGCGAATAGCTACGACTCGGATACGCTGCCACTCGGTACTATTACCACTTTGGCTGATAACAACATCAGCGGATCTGGTTTAATTTCGCGTACATCAGATGTGGATGTCTTCAGTTTTGTGACAGCTTCTGGAGAGCTTGATATCACCGTAGCACCCTTGGATGTCGACTCGCAAGAGGGGGAGACTGATTCCGATAAGAGAGGAGCGAACCTAGCTGTCAATACACGCTTATTTAATTCGGTAGGGGCATTAATTGCTACCGGTGTGGTGTCTGGTGATGTGGGGCTATCTTCAAATATTAAGGTGACCGTACCATTTGGTAAATACTATCTTGAAGTCGACGGCGGTGGTCGTGGCTCTGGACCGAGCACTGGTTTTTCAGATTATGGCAGCTTAGGTCAATATACTATTTCAGGCACGATTGCCACACCTCCACTTGCTGTTTACGGCGGTGCGAAGCAACTGCAGTCGGTCTTAACTGGAGATACCGACATTAACACCAGCAATGGAACCGATTTCGGGTTTACACAGCCTTCTGCTGCCGCGATCACGCATACTTTCTATCTGACGAATACATCCAGTTTCGTGTTAGAAAATCTTACTATGTCGCTCGCGAACAACACTGTGTTCGATATCACTTCGACGATACCAGATTCAATTGCAGTGGGTGCGACCTTCCCGGTCAATATTACCTATGATGCTGTGAGTAATCGATTGGATTACGATACTGTGACCATTAGCTATACGGGCGAGCAGTCGGAAGTCTTTACTTTCACCATTGGTGGCACCTGCACACCTAAGGCCTACGAAGATAATTATGAGAATGGTATCAATCTTACAGGTGCTCCGGATCTGACTGCCTATGAAGATGTCTTACTTTCCGACTATAAAGGCCTAGGATGGATGACAGACTACCTCGACCATTATAAATTTACCGTCGAACCAGGAGATCAGTTTATCACGGTCGAAACATTCCACGATTCTGACGCCGGGGCGATTGAATTTGAGTTATATCGCCTGCAAGGGAACCAATCGATTCTGGTCGCCATTATGTATGGCGATGCGGGGTCGGAGACTCTGGAATACCGGATTCCTGATGGTGTGACTTCGCTTAATTACTTTATCTTAGTCAAGCCCGCCGAGGAAGGCGTTAGTCTCAAGAATACCTATGACCTCAAGTGGAGTGCACGCTCTTTGGGCTTGGCCGATGGAGACCTTTACGAAGACAATGATAATTCAACCGAAGCGTTTGATATCACCCGTGCGCAGTCATCGCAGCTGTCGAATATCTTAGGCACGGCAATCCTGGATGATGAGGACTGGTATCGTCTGGATATCGCCAGGGATCCTTTTGCTCGTTTTCTTTATGTGTTGGCTGAGTTCGATGAGAGCATGGGTAATGTGCAAGTTGAGCTTTATAATGAGAATTTACAATTGCTGAGCATTTCAGAGGATCAGGATGATCGTGCGATGATTTCATATTATGAGATCATGAGTATGGATGAGGTCGCAGATGAGTGGGACCCAGAGGGTAATACTGCGATACAAGGTGTACCACCCGGGACTTATTATGTCCGTGTCACTGGTGACTACTCAGATGATAATGTTTATGACATGTTCTTCGGAGTATTGGAGGATGATGTCTACGAGCAGGTTGGCCTCGATGAAGATAATGAGGTGGTGGAGAATGATCAATACTCGACCCCTTATGATCTAGGTACCTCGATTCTTGGAACTTCTCTATCTAAAGTGAATGGTTACGGCATCACTGCTTCGTATGCGGTCAATGCTTCGGTCGAATCTTTCACTCACTACAACGATGGGGACTTCTACAAGTTTACGATTGGCGAGTCGGGCGTCACACAGGTTCAAGTTGCCTTTACTGGGCTCGGTGTTAGTTCCGATTATTTGACCTATCGCTTGACCAAAACTGACGGTACCTTTGTCGATACTTTCACAACGGATGCTGATTCTCCTGCGAATGCAACCTATGTATTAACGATTGATGATCCAGCGGAGTCGGAGTATTTAATTTATGTCGAAGCGGCTGAGGATATCGGCTATCTGACTGCTTATGATTTCACAGTGACTTTGGTCAAGGGCACTACTCTTATCGACGGTGCTGTTGAAGATAATTACGAGCAGAACGATAATTGGCAGCAGCGTTTCAATATTAGCGGAAATGCGGGTTCATGGCTCACATCGATCAATGGATATGGAGCACTGTTTGACCGTGACTGGTATCAGATCCGAGTCCCTACAGGCGCGACCAAGCTGGAAGTGATTGCGCGTTCTGATTCGTCCTTGGGCAATCTTGATCTTTATGTTTACAGCGCTAATGGCGGCATCCTTCTCAAGGAGTCGACCACAGGTGGTGACACCGAAACGATTAGTTGGGATAACCCGCTGGCGGGAGACCTTTCAGTGGTCATTCTCGGAGATTATGTCGGTAATCGGTATAACCTATTCTGGGATGTCACCTTTGCTGAGGATAATTATGAGCAGAATGATACACGCCAGACCTCGTTTGACCTAATTGGGCATGAGCGCAGACTTCTAAGTAAGTTGAATGGTTATGGCATTCAAAAAGACGAAGATTGGTATGAGATTTCCGCAGATGTAAATACTGCAGAGCTTCGAGTTTTGGCGAATTTTACCCATGCCGAGGGGGATATCGACATGGAGATTTACAACGAATCCGGGGCGATTTTGCAACGGGCGACTTCTTCGGATGACGATGAGACGCTGATACTCTCGAATCCCCCAGCCGGCAGCTATTATGTGCGTGTGCACTATGGCAACGAGGGCAATAAGTATAACCTAAGCTGGGCTGCGTTGAGTGCCGAAGAGGTCGCACAGATCAACTTGGGAGAAGATGCTTACGAAGAGAATGACTCTCTAGGTGAAGCTTATCAGCTGACTGCTGCCGACTCTCGATTGAGTAATTTGGAAGGTCTGGCGAATCAAACCGATGACGATTGGTACTCAATCACTGTGGGCGACGAGAACTTCGGTCTCTACGTTGAGTGTTTGTTCGACGATGCCGAAGGTGACATTGACTTGGAAATTTACGATGACTTTGGCACACCCATTATCCGTCGCGATAGTGTTACAGATAATGAAATCGTGGATCTACAAGCAGCGATTCCTGGTGGTGTTTACTATATTCGTGTGTATGGACCGAACTTAGGTAATTCGTATGACCTCTATTTCATCGCACGCACAGAGGATGCTTATGAAGAGAATGATACGCGTGCCACCGCGTATGATATTACTGCGCTCACCTCGCCATTGTCGGAATTCGAAGTGCCGACTCAAAGTGATGATGATTGGTATAAGATTAATGTGACTGGAGAGCACCCATTCATTGAGGTGACTCTTGATTACATCGAACTCAATGGGAGCATCGATTTCAGTATCATGGATGCCGCTGGAAATGAGATCGTGAATGCGAATTCGATGGATGATAGCGAAAGCGTATTTGTCGAGGTCGAACCCGGGGTGAACTACATATATGTTTATGGGGATGATGAGTATAACACCTACGATATCTCCTGGGCATTCTATGAGGATGATGAGTATGAGGATAATGATGTTTCCGCGGATGCGACTGACATCACTGACACCCCAGTCATTAATGCGGTGCAGTACGACACTGATTGGTATCAGTTCGAAGTGACTGAGGATAATTCGTTTATCACTGTGATTGCGACTTACGCCTATGAGGATGGCAATATCGATGTGGCTCTGTATCGCAGTGAAGATTTAGACAATCCACTGCAAGTTTCGGCGACGACCGGTAACAGCGCTGGAGTGCGCATTGAAAGTGGTCCGGGTATCTATTATGTCGAAGTCACCGGTGATAACACCAATGGAGATTATCAGCTCCTTTGGACCACTGCACCAGACGACGACTATGAAGACAATGATGTGCGCGAAGAAGCGACGGATCTGACTGAGCTCGAAGGGACCGTCATTGACGCTGTCCAATACGATGAAGACTGGTATGAAGTTCTGGTGCAGCCTGGCAACGTCAGTTTGACTGCAGAGTTGGGATACTCTCAAGCAGATGGAAACCTCATTTTGACATTGTATGATGCTGCAGGAGTTGAAGTCGCGACGGCGGATACAACAGAGGATGACGAAACCTTAGCTTATGGTGTCGACCCATTTGAACCCGAAGAGCTGACTTATTATATCAAGGTATCTGGAGTGAGTCTGGGCACCGCATATCAACTCTCTTGGGTCACCTCGACTGAGGACGCATTTGAAGGCGAGACCGGTAACAATACGTATGAAGATGCATCCGATGTACTTCTAGGCTCCGAAGGACAGCGTATTTCTGAAACCATTGGTTATGGAGGGGCCTTAGACGAGGATTGGTATGAGGTTCGTATTAATTCTGGCGATGAAGGTATCGTGATCGAGGCTTACTTTGAGCATAGCGATGAAACCAATATTGATCTGGAGCTCTTTAACGCGAGCAAGGGCTTCCTTAAGCGTTCAATCGGAACCTCCAATGTTGAACGTTTACACTATGAAGGGGCCGAGGGAACTTACTATTTGCGGGTCTTCGGTAAAAATGGAGGACAGCCATACGATCTTGTCTGGAATAGTTATCATGAAGATAACCTAGAGAAGGCTGCTGAAGGTGATTTCGAAGTGAAAGAGACCACTCCGGACAATGATTCGCCGGATACACCGCGCGGGTTGTTGCTGACGAAGTATAACTCTAATTTCTACGCAGCGATGGGCGGAGGCGATTATCCGGACCTGGAGTATTTCCTACTGGATGACCTCACTCAGTTAGACGAAGATTGGTATTCAGTTGTGGTTAACCCAGGTGAAGACATCTTCATCGTCGATCTGCAATTTGAGCACGCCTTGGGCGATATCGATGTGGCTGTTTATAAGCGTGAGGTCACTGATCCACTGGACTCAGAAAACGTTTTGGAGGCGGCCTCCCTAGTCGCGCAGTCCGAAGAATTCACCGATGGTGAGCGTATCGTTCTGCATGACTTGGAGCCTGGGGAGTATTTGATTTGTGTATATGGTTATGGAATTGTGAATCCGAAGGAGAGCGCAGGTTGGACTTTCGATCCTTACACGGATGACTTGGCTGACTTGGCTGATTACGAATCGATTCGAGAGGATGGAACTGATGACTACTATGACTTGGCCGAGGACAATGCCCGTGGCTTGGGCAATACCTATTCATTGCAATGGGTGAGCGCTTCTGAGGATACATACGATGCGGAGCCTCCAGCTCTTGATTCGGATGAAGAGCAGGATCCAAGTGTGAATGATACGCAGTCCATGGCTGCAATTCCTGCACTCCTCGATCAGCAAGGCGTTGAGGATACTGCTGTGAGTGATCCGGACGTTCGTAGAACTTATACCGCCACAAATGATAGTGGTGAAGAGGTCACGGTGGAGTATCGTCCTGTCTATCGATATTATGATCTCGCTCAATTTGATGAAGATTGGTATGAGGTCCCAGTGGATACTGGTGGCGATCACCAGTTCTTCGCCACGATCTATTTCAACAACCTGCATGGGGATTTAGATCTGTATCTCTACGCTGAGAATGGAGATCTAGTTGACTCTTCCGTTCGCGAGGGGTCCTTCGCGGAGTCGGTTGAGGCGAGTGGTGATGGTCTGACTAAGTATTACCTTCGTGTTGTGGGGAATGACTTAGGCGTTCCTTACACACTTGAGATGCGTGGCTACTTTGATGACGATTACGAAGATAATGAGACCATCGCGGAGGCGGATGTAAATGCGGACATTGAGAACTTGAATGGTGTGCCCATTTCCGGACTCGTATCGCGAGATCTCGATTTATATCGTATTTATGTGCCTGCTAACCAAGTGCATCTGAGTTTTGATGTTGATAGTCCGGGCATTGCTTTCAACATCTCAGTCTTAGATGCCGCTGGGGTTGAGTTACCAGGCGGGTTTGAAGAGTCCGGCCGGAGCACTGCGGGCAATGATAATCAAAGCGAAGGGGTGATTGCTCCGGATGGAGGGATCTATTATTTGCAAGTTACAGCGACTTCTGGTCTGACCTATGACTTGACTTGGTCCTATAATAATATCGACCAATACGAAGCAGATGGTCCGTATTGGCATTCATTATTGAATAACGATACTCCAGAAGAGGCGACTGAGTTGACTCGCCTACGTTTGGAGCCTCCATATGATCCTGAGGATCCAGGACCATTGGATCCTATTAAAGAATTAGCCTTTGATTATGGATTGTTGGGAAGTCTCACATTAGGATCTCCAGGTTTGGATCCTTTCGGACATGCAATCCAGGAAGATTATGATTGGTATAAGATTCAGATCCCTTCGTGGTTTTTAACTACCGCTAAGAAAGGCAATAAGTCGGTCACTGTATTGAAGCGTGATTACTACGTGCGTCTGTCGGCTGAGATCGAATTCCTGCATGTCGATGGAGATATCAATATCGAGATCTATGATGAGAATGACATGGACACCCCATTGGCACGTTCTGAAACTTCGAATGATATTGAGTCTGTATTTGCTCGAATTGATCCGACTGATGAGGATCGCAATTATTACATCCGCGTCTATGGGGATAATCGTGCCAATGATTACAGCCTCACTTGGGATGTTTCCAAGCAAGATGCGTATGAAGAGCTCGAAGATGAGAATGTCTTGAACGACACCAACAACTTCGTCGACTTGGCTTACGACTTGACTACGGCCAACGGAGTCTCGACCGAGGGTATTTGGTTGCATGAGATCGAATACCTCCAGGATGTGAATGGTGATGGGGACAAAAATAATGACGGCGGATACACCAGTGCGGCAGGCTATGGCATGCAAACGACTGATGACTGGTATGCCGTGGTTGTTTCGCCGGGAGCGACTCAAATTGCAGTGGATCTCGAGTTCTTCTCCGATAACGACACGGGGTATACCTATGCACCGGACAACTTGGATATGGACTTCGAAGTTTATTTCCTAGCGGGGAATGATGGAGATTCGGCGACTGCCGACTTACGTAAGCCAGTACCTGATTGGGCGCTCGACTGGGGACACTGA
- the pilM gene encoding pilus assembly protein PilM, whose protein sequence is MSSSKQLIINCGASRVTAAVVSSGGGALQVEKLVTESLQYDYSNDDAWLDAVGLALRDLHGQHKFSGKASFIIPGNQVLTKTIRIPHVEASKRAQIIAFEAQQNIPYPLHEVVWDSQVVGDDGVETEVLFIACKSNTIDDFCREVAQAGFTVDTINAATVLDYNAIQFAYPEMDEDVLLINIGARSTNLLFKSAEGFFVRNIQLGGNSLTQNIADSLGKPFAQAEEIKHKFFNGDVDYSDDDSGAKLLASCSDSFMRRMSQEITRSIVNYRRQKGGAAPKRILLSGRGALLEGLSEQLGTSQKVPVEFFDPLQNVTLDGDVGAGSNSLRLEISEIIGAAAQDLVPDGAGVNLLPEEVQRAMEFSAKKPYLMLAAICLALAPWPAFVGYKQLSAGYERAAAATQAQVAPLQNRQATILKNSERAKDVSQSIRRVEGLVNSKSNWIQFFAELQESLTTAEDAWLDSLKVNREKSGKGQASYEVVVEGQMLVRETANGAGDVDQEVLSRRIKSLQDSFESSEFIVSSKPPKINWSSLHSGLNVLPFTINLVVDTAKPL, encoded by the coding sequence ATGAGCAGCTCTAAGCAACTAATCATAAATTGTGGCGCAAGCCGAGTTACCGCCGCGGTGGTTTCCTCTGGCGGAGGCGCACTTCAAGTCGAAAAATTAGTTACGGAGAGTCTGCAATATGACTATTCTAACGACGACGCATGGCTGGATGCCGTGGGGCTTGCACTGCGGGATTTGCATGGCCAGCACAAATTTTCCGGCAAGGCATCGTTTATCATTCCTGGTAATCAAGTGCTGACGAAGACGATTCGTATACCGCATGTGGAAGCATCAAAGCGTGCACAGATTATTGCATTTGAAGCGCAGCAAAATATTCCGTATCCACTGCATGAGGTCGTTTGGGACAGTCAGGTTGTCGGCGATGATGGCGTTGAAACAGAAGTGCTGTTTATCGCGTGTAAATCGAACACGATCGATGACTTTTGCCGGGAAGTTGCGCAAGCAGGTTTCACTGTAGACACGATCAATGCGGCTACGGTGTTGGATTATAATGCGATTCAGTTTGCGTATCCCGAAATGGATGAGGATGTGTTGCTGATTAATATTGGCGCGCGCTCGACTAATCTACTGTTTAAAAGTGCCGAAGGGTTCTTTGTGCGTAACATTCAGTTGGGTGGTAATTCGCTAACGCAAAACATTGCCGATAGTTTAGGTAAACCGTTTGCTCAAGCTGAAGAAATTAAGCACAAGTTTTTCAATGGCGATGTCGATTATTCCGATGACGATTCCGGTGCAAAGTTACTGGCATCCTGTTCGGATTCGTTCATGCGCCGCATGAGTCAGGAAATTACCCGTTCGATTGTGAACTACCGTCGCCAAAAAGGCGGAGCCGCTCCCAAGCGTATTTTGCTGAGTGGGCGTGGGGCGCTATTAGAGGGACTCTCCGAGCAATTGGGCACTTCGCAGAAGGTGCCTGTTGAATTTTTCGATCCACTGCAGAATGTTACTCTGGATGGAGATGTTGGAGCTGGTTCCAATTCGCTGCGTCTTGAGATTAGTGAAATCATCGGTGCAGCCGCGCAGGATTTGGTGCCAGATGGTGCTGGGGTGAATCTGCTGCCTGAAGAGGTGCAGCGGGCCATGGAGTTCTCGGCGAAGAAGCCATATTTAATGCTTGCGGCCATTTGTTTAGCCTTGGCACCTTGGCCGGCTTTTGTCGGCTATAAGCAGCTCAGTGCGGGGTATGAACGGGCGGCAGCCGCAACGCAAGCGCAGGTCGCGCCGTTGCAAAATCGCCAAGCGACAATTCTTAAGAATTCTGAGCGAGCCAAAGATGTCAGTCAGTCGATTCGTCGTGTGGAAGGGCTCGTGAATTCAAAGAGCAATTGGATTCAATTCTTTGCCGAATTACAGGAGAGTTTGACCACCGCAGAGGATGCCTGGCTAGATTCGCTCAAAGTCAATCGCGAGAAGTCTGGTAAGGGGCAAGCATCCTATGAAGTCGTTGTTGAGGGCCAGATGCTGGTTCGCGAAACGGCCAATGGGGCGGGCGATGTTGACCAGGAAGTATTATCACGCCGCATCAAGAGCTTGCAGGATAGCTTCGAGAGTTCCGAGTTTATCGTGTCCTCCAAGCCACCGAAGATCAATTGGAGTAGTCTGCACAGTGGACTCAATGTATTGCCTTTTACTATTAACTTGGTCGTGGACACAGCCAAACCACTCTAG
- a CDS encoding Amuc_1100 family pilus-like protein — protein sequence MGFLKKNLTFTIVVIICLLAFGAGAYLAFNESGKIGKAKQKITSAETQLNSLRFADPAPSDENVAASQENVDQLVAELEKIRENLERGARLTTSTDGIGVMAGIQQYISEYRRKAAAHTDENDLESPIGLPKDFGFGFEQYVDNASPLEDEQLIQTLDQQRQILSYLLDRLYSADPESIVSVKREVLEQKSDGKGNDKQFSISEAVSAKVPGAIDTLGFSVSFTGYTDSLRSFLNDLAKFDLPIVVRSIEVKRPTGQQSSAASSSNSANSLDAIFGVFGGSSDAKPDPVQETKKLVISENTSTFTVVLEYIEIVLPADTAEDNI from the coding sequence ATGGGTTTCTTAAAGAAAAATCTCACATTCACCATTGTTGTGATCATTTGCCTATTGGCATTTGGCGCAGGTGCTTATCTCGCGTTCAACGAGTCGGGTAAAATCGGCAAGGCGAAGCAAAAAATTACGAGTGCAGAAACGCAGCTGAACAGCCTGCGATTCGCAGACCCTGCGCCTTCGGATGAGAATGTCGCCGCTTCGCAGGAGAATGTAGATCAGTTGGTCGCGGAGCTTGAGAAGATTCGCGAAAATCTTGAGCGTGGTGCTCGCCTGACTACATCTACCGATGGCATTGGTGTGATGGCTGGCATACAGCAGTATATTTCGGAGTATCGTCGTAAAGCAGCGGCGCATACAGATGAGAATGATCTCGAAAGTCCAATTGGCCTGCCCAAGGATTTCGGTTTCGGCTTCGAGCAGTATGTTGATAATGCCAGCCCGCTGGAAGATGAGCAGCTCATTCAGACACTAGATCAACAGCGTCAAATCTTGAGCTACCTTCTGGATCGTTTGTATTCGGCAGATCCGGAAAGTATTGTTTCTGTGAAGCGCGAAGTGCTGGAGCAAAAGTCGGATGGAAAGGGTAATGATAAGCAGTTTAGTATTTCAGAGGCTGTTTCAGCTAAGGTGCCTGGTGCGATTGATACCTTAGGTTTTAGTGTGTCGTTTACTGGTTATACCGATTCACTTCGTTCATTTCTGAATGATCTGGCCAAATTTGATTTGCCGATTGTGGTGCGCAGTATCGAAGTAAAACGCCCCACGGGGCAGCAGTCGTCCGCCGCATCGAGCAGCAATAGTGCGAATAGTTTGGATGCGATTTTTGGTGTTTTCGGAGGTTCGTCTGATGCGAAGCCGGACCCGGTTCAGGAGACCAAAAAATTGGTGATCTCTGAAAATACTTCCACATTTACAGTCGTTCTCGAGTATATCGAGATCGTCCTTCCGGCGGATACTGCTGAAGACAACATATAG